CTCGGTACTGACTGCGAGGGTAGAGAAAGTCATCTTTGGACGATGGATCAGAGTTAGCCATAGTACATTTCCTAGCGGTCTGTCTGTCGAGGACGGTCATTGGTCCTTAGCATAGAGAAGTTTTCTAATATTCGCTTGCTCCCTTTTACTGAGAAGGGCTGTTCCCCAGGTATCAATGCTGTCTTACTGCCGATCTAACTGGGCTCGTATAGCCGAGCTCGAATCTGCTCCACAGCCTGATCAACCGTGGTAGCCCAGCCAATGGTTTGGGAAGTAAGCCGCTGAAAGAAACGGTAGCTATTAGCACTACTCTGGAGCATCACCACCGGTCGATGGGCCTTAATGGCCAGGGCAATTTCTGAGGTAGTGCCGACGCCTAAGCCGCAGGCGACGACTACATGGCTGGAGAGCACATTGAGATTATTGCGGGCGTTGCCTAAATCGCTCAGGATAGCAATATCAATGGCACTTGATTGCTGGCTGGCGTTGGCTGTGGGCAAAATGCCTATGGTTAGCCCACCTGCCGATTTAGCCCCTCGGCTGGCGGCATCCATGACGCCTACATTGCGTCCTCCAGTAAGCACCACCCAACCCTGGTGGGCAATTTGTTGGCCTAGAGCATAGGCTGTTTCCATCTCAATGGCCGTTGCGCCATCCCCTGGTCCCATGATACCGACAATCGTTTTGGGCATGACTCACCTGAAATTCTGGCCTGAAATTCTGGCACGTGCAAAAAAACTTGATGCTGTGGACCCTCTCAAGGGCAAGATCCGTCGTTTAGATTAAGAGGGAGTTGCTTACCTCGTCTGATAGTGACTTTTCCCTGGTCACAGGCCCCTGTCATAGGCTGAGAGAAAAATCCTAGTCATTCCATTCCCTTGATTGCCGCTAACCCATGACTGTCCAGCTGCTTCGTTTATCGTCTAGCCGCCTTTATTCTGTCCTGCGTTCTGGGCTAGTTGCCCTGGTGGTTTGTGGGCAGGGGATCTTGGCTGGGCCTGCTCTAGCTGCAGAGCAGATTGAGTTTCGCGTCGGTCCGCTGCGCCATACCGTTAAAATCGAGGATTTAGAGGAGTTCGCCGCAACGGGACAGATTCCCCCCAGATTACGGGTGTTTGAGCCCCTGCTGACGGATCAAACCAGAGAAATGCTCAACAGTCATGTGGCCCTAGACCCGGAGGTGAGCGATCGCATCTTAGATGATGTCTTGCAGTCCTCCAACGGTCAACACTTACTCGATACCCTGGCGGCGGTGGCCCCTAATCTCTCGGTGCAGGAGCTCAAGGCGGCGATCCAATTGGCTGCCCTGCAAACCCCGGGACTGAGTCTGCTAGGCATCTTACGAGCAATTCCCCAAGATACCTTACAGGTTAATGGAACTGCCCTGATCGGCCTCATTTCCCAACTCAACTTTTCCCGTCTAGAGGGAGAGGCCCTAGGGCGAGTCTTAGAGCAAGAGTTGGCCGTATCGACCCCACTAGACGAATCGCTTCATCTAGTGGATCCCACGCAACCAGGCCCAGAGGAGATCAGGGTTTGGGAACTACGGCTCAACGATCGCAGCCGAGATCGTCGCATCCCTATTGATATCTATTGGAGCCGCCAAACCCAGGGACCGTTGGTGGTCATGTCCCACGGCTTTGGGGCCGATCGCTATTTTCTAGCCTATTTGGCTCGCCACCTAGCTTCCCACGGTCTCACGGTGGTGTCGGTGGAACATCCCGGCAGCAATGTGGCGGCCCTGGCCGACATTCCCCTCGACCTACGAGCCGGTCGAGAACCCAGCCGGATTCTGCCGGCCGATGAGTTTCTAGAGCGCCCGCGGGACATCAGCTTCGTGCTAGATCGCCTGGCCCAGCTGAATGACTCGTCCTTTGCCTTGCGCGATCGCTTGAACACAGACCAGGTCACTCTGATTGGTCACTCCCTGGGAGGCTATACGGGGTTGGCTCTGGCTGGGGCCCCGTTGGATGTGCGATCGCTACGCCGTAGCTGCGCCGATTTAGACCCCATTGGCCTTTCCCCAGCCGCCTGGCTCCAGTGTGCTGCCGCCAATCTAGCTTTGCAGCCTCCCTCCTTGAGAGATGAGCGCATCACCCAAGTCATGGCCATGAACCCCTTAACTGGCGACTTGTTTAGCGCTCAAGGCTTAAGTCAAATCAAGGTTCCGGTACTACTCCTGGCCGGCACCCAAGACAGCGTCACTCCCATCATCGATCAGCAGTTACGGCCCTTTCACCAGTTGACTGGCCCTAAGTATCTCGTCACGGTAGTCGGAGGCACCCATCTGAGCGTTGGCGATCCGGACAATATCAACCCAGAATTACAGGAAATTCCCTTCATGCCTGAGTTGAGAGGGGAAACCACCGCCCGCCTACGACAATTTTTGCAGGGGCTCAGCCTTAGCTTTGTGATGCAACAAGGAGAATTGGCTGAGCAATACACCATTTTCCTCACCCCCGAGTATGCCCAGAGCTTTTCAACCCCAGAGCTGAGCCTGCGGTTAAGCCAATCGCTTCCAGAGAGCCTAACCCGCTGGCTCAATCTCAACCAACAAGCTTGGATCAAACGCGATCGCATGCCAGGCTATCTGGTGTCATTTTTGCACCTAGAAGCCATTGATATGCACCGTCGCCTGCAGCAGCTTCAACAGCAGATGATTGCCTATCTGCGCACCAGCCCACCGGCGCTGACAGTTGTGCCCTTACCATCCCTGCAGCCTCAGCCTTGGTTACAGGCGACTACTCATGGGTCAGACCATCTGGCAGAATAGCGCCGGTTAGGTCAGCATGCCTTAAATTCGTGTAATCAAGCTTGGCATTGATCATGACAGCTTCGGACAAATCCGCCCCACTCAGGTTCGACCAAAACAGCTTGGTGCGATAGAGCGTGGCTCCGTGCAAATTAGCCCCCCGCAGCGAGCACCAATTTAAATTAGCCCCCCGCAGATTCGCGGCGATGAGGCTGACATTCACCAAGCTTGCCCCATTCATCCGAGCTCGGCTTAGATCGGCCTGGCGTAAGTCAGCCCCCTCTAAGCTAGCGCCGCTTAGGGAGACATTCGTTAGGCTTGCCCCCGATAAGATAGCGCCATTCATGATGGCGCTGGTGAGATTCGCACCATCTAACTTGGCCTGACTGAGATCGGCGCTCAGCATTTTGGCCCGCGTCAGACTGGCATTGGTGAGATTGGCTAGTTGCAGGACAGCCCTATCGAAGTTGGCTTCATTCAAGTTGGCTTCTTCCAACACCGAGTGGCTCAGATTTGCCCGGGTGAGGATGACACTGCGCATGCCAGCATCGGTGAGATTGGCCTCGAGCATGGTGGCATCGGTGAGATCGGCTCCGATCAAATTAGCTAATACCAAGTGAGCCTGGTTTAGATTCGCTTCCGTGAGCGCAGCTTCCCGCAAGTTAACGCCAGTCAAAATGGCACCTCGCAAATTAGCTTGGCGCAAGTTAGCCCGCCTCAGATTAGCTTCGCTTAGATCGCAATTGGCTAAATTCACCTTTGCCAATTGAGCAGCACGAAAGTCTCTCTCTCCTGCTGCATAACGTTTCAGCAGTTCATCCGCATTCATAGGCCAAGATCGCAGAAGTGAATAGTAAGCCCTCACAGAAGACCGATATAGTCTATCGTGATGAGCGGTTGTGCCATGCCTAAATCTATATATTTTGCCTCCCCACTCCCTATCCCCCAGCTCTGGATGTCAAATTTAGATTGGTCAACTACTAGGGGAACCTCCTGTGAATAGAATGGAGGATGGTCCTAACCGGGAGCATTGTTCTCAGACTGTCCCTTCGTCATTGCCCATTCGTCATTGCCCATTCGTCATTGCCCATTCGTCATTGATTGAGAGAAAGACCATGCCGGATAACCGCAGAAGCCAAATCGTCACCCAAGGAGTCCAACGAACGCCTAATCGAGCCATGCTCCGGGCGGTAGGCTTTGGTGATGATGACTTTACTAAGCCCATCATTGGCGTGGCTAATGGCTTCAGCACCATTACCCCCTGCAACATGGGGTTAGGGCAGTTAGCCCAGCGCGCCGAAACGGGGATTCATCAGGCTGGTGCCATGCCCCAGATGTTCGGCACTATCACGATTAGTGACGGGATTTCCATGGGCACTGAGGGAATGAAATATTCTTTGGTGTCCCGAGAGGTGATTGCCGACTCCATTGAGACCGTATGCAATGGCCAAAGCATGGATGGGGTCATTGCCATTGGTGGCTGTGACAAAAATATGCCAGGGGCAATGATTGCCATCGCTCGCCTCAACATCCCGGCGATTTTTGTCTACGGCGGCACCATCAAGCCGGGGCATTACGATGGCGAAGATTTGACGGTAGTCAGTGCCTTTGAGGCGGTGGGCCAATATAGTGCTGGCAAGATCAATGACGAGCGACTGCTGGCGGTGGAGCGCCATGCCTGCCCTGGCGTTGGGTCTTGCGGTGGCATGTTTACGGCTAATACCATGTCATCTGCCTTCGAGGCCATGGGGATGAGTCTGATATATTCCTCCACCATGGCAGCTGAAGATGCTGAAAAAGCAGATAGTACGGCTAAGTCAGCGGCGGTACTGGTAGAGGCTGTCCACAAACAAATTCTGCCCAGCCATATTCTCACCCGAGAGGCGTTTGAAAATGCTATCGCCGTCATTATGGCCGTTGGCGGCTCCACCAACTCGGTGTTGCATCTGCTGGCCATAGCCAACACCATCGGCGTAGAGTTGAGCATCGATGACTTTGAGCGTATTCGCCGTCGGGTGCCTGTGTTCTGTAATCTGAAACCTTCTGGTCGATACGTCGCCACAGACTTTCACCAAGCTGGGGGAGTCCCTCAGGTGATGAAAATGCTGTTGGTGAATGGGCTGCTCCATGGCGAGGCGCTGACGATCACCGGTCAGACTGTGGCGGAATTACTGGCGGATATTCCGGCAGAACCTCGTCCAGATCAGGATGTGATTCGTCCCTTTGATGACCCGCTTTATGCCCAGGGACACCTGGGCATTCTCAAGGGTAATCTGGCGGTTGAGGGGGCAGTAGCTAAGTTAACCGGCATTAAGCATCGCAAAATCACTGGGCCAGCCCGGGTGTTTGAGTCTGAAGAGGATTGCCTGCGGGCAATTTTGGACAAGCAGATTCAGGCGGGAGATGTGATTGTGGTGCGCTATGAAGGGCCCAAGGGCGGCCCTGGCATGCGAGAGATGCTGGCCCCTACCTCGGCCATCATTGGCGCTGGGCTAGGCGATTCGGTGGGGCTGATTACCGATGGTCGATTTTCGGGGGGAACCTATGGCATGGTCGTCGGCCATGTGGCTCCAGAGGCTGCTGTAGGAGGTGCGATCGCGTTGGTACAAGAGGGGGACCCGATCACCATTGACGCCGATGCCAATCTATTGCAATTAGAGGCATCAGAGGAAGAGCTTGAGCGCCGCCGCTCGGCTTGGCAACCTCGTCCTCCCCATTACCGCCGGGGAGTGCTGGGTAAGTATGCCAAGTTAGTATCGTCTAGCAGTCAGGGCGCTGTGACCGATAGGGGGCTATTCTAGGCTAACCTCCACCCCTTGTTGCCCTCTGGAAAACCCCCTAGATACTTACAAAGGGAGCCTCTCAGCCGCCTAGGCTCCCTGATGCAGGTAAGAACCTGGAGATTGCGAGGTCTAGAGTCTCGATCAAGGCCCCGATCGAGGCCTTGTAAAATTTTAATTCGAAGTTTCCGCTGGCTACTGTAAAGAGGGGACTACCGTTGGTCCTGCCTTCAGCAGAGGCCTTGTTTTCGCCGACGAAGCTTGTAAATTGCTGCTGTTGTGGCAAAGTTACGGTAGAGTTTGGTGAGATGGTTCGCGATTAAATCATCTACTGCGATTGTTGTCATCTACAAATACACCTCCGTCCAGCTCGCATCACCTGTGGTTTTAGCTAAGGGGACAGCCCTAATGTCTATTTATGTTGGCAATGTGTCCTATGACGCTACGGAGGAGCAGATCACTCAACTATTTTCTGAGTACGGTACTGTCAGTCGGGTCAGTATCCCCACGGATCGGGAGACGGGACGCTCTCGAGGATTTGTCTTTGTGGACATGGAGTCCGTCACTGAAGAGTCGGCGGCCATTGATGCCTTGAATGGGATTGAATGGCTGGGGCGTAGTCTCAAGGTGAATCAGGCCAGACCCCGATCCTAGGCCAGCCCCATCTCAAGCCAATCAATGACAGGAGATCCGCTATGGCTCCAGACACTATTCGTGCCGTTACTGAGATTCGGCAAGAGTTTTATCGACGATTTGCCGATTTAATGGCCGTGCCCGTCAGCATTAATTCAGAAAAGGCCTACGGCAGCACCCCTTCAAAGGTCTCCTGGGTGGATGAACAGAATCACAGCAATTACATCTGTGTCTATGCCCATCTAGCTCCAGACATGTTGTTTCCGGACCGACCTTTGATTCTGCGACTAGCTGTTAACAATGGCATGGAATACATGGCAGCTAAGTCGATGAGTCGCACCCGGGCTGGGCTGATGAGAAAGATCAAAGTGAATGTCACCCTCTTACCTGAGGAAATCTTAGCCTTCTTGCCCTGGCTGAGCACTCTGGTATCTTGCTCAACGTCTGACTTCCATCAAACGCTGACAGAGCCTCCCTATCCTCTCAGCATAGAGAATTCGGCTGG
This portion of the Halomicronema hongdechloris C2206 genome encodes:
- a CDS encoding alpha/beta hydrolase, yielding MTVQLLRLSSSRLYSVLRSGLVALVVCGQGILAGPALAAEQIEFRVGPLRHTVKIEDLEEFAATGQIPPRLRVFEPLLTDQTREMLNSHVALDPEVSDRILDDVLQSSNGQHLLDTLAAVAPNLSVQELKAAIQLAALQTPGLSLLGILRAIPQDTLQVNGTALIGLISQLNFSRLEGEALGRVLEQELAVSTPLDESLHLVDPTQPGPEEIRVWELRLNDRSRDRRIPIDIYWSRQTQGPLVVMSHGFGADRYFLAYLARHLASHGLTVVSVEHPGSNVAALADIPLDLRAGREPSRILPADEFLERPRDISFVLDRLAQLNDSSFALRDRLNTDQVTLIGHSLGGYTGLALAGAPLDVRSLRRSCADLDPIGLSPAAWLQCAAANLALQPPSLRDERITQVMAMNPLTGDLFSAQGLSQIKVPVLLLAGTQDSVTPIIDQQLRPFHQLTGPKYLVTVVGGTHLSVGDPDNINPELQEIPFMPELRGETTARLRQFLQGLSLSFVMQQGELAEQYTIFLTPEYAQSFSTPELSLRLSQSLPESLTRWLNLNQQAWIKRDRMPGYLVSFLHLEAIDMHRRLQQLQQQMIAYLRTSPPALTVVPLPSLQPQPWLQATTHGSDHLAE
- the ilvD gene encoding dihydroxy-acid dehydratase, yielding MPDNRRSQIVTQGVQRTPNRAMLRAVGFGDDDFTKPIIGVANGFSTITPCNMGLGQLAQRAETGIHQAGAMPQMFGTITISDGISMGTEGMKYSLVSREVIADSIETVCNGQSMDGVIAIGGCDKNMPGAMIAIARLNIPAIFVYGGTIKPGHYDGEDLTVVSAFEAVGQYSAGKINDERLLAVERHACPGVGSCGGMFTANTMSSAFEAMGMSLIYSSTMAAEDAEKADSTAKSAAVLVEAVHKQILPSHILTREAFENAIAVIMAVGGSTNSVLHLLAIANTIGVELSIDDFERIRRRVPVFCNLKPSGRYVATDFHQAGGVPQVMKMLLVNGLLHGEALTITGQTVAELLADIPAEPRPDQDVIRPFDDPLYAQGHLGILKGNLAVEGAVAKLTGIKHRKITGPARVFESEEDCLRAILDKQIQAGDVIVVRYEGPKGGPGMREMLAPTSAIIGAGLGDSVGLITDGRFSGGTYGMVVGHVAPEAAVGGAIALVQEGDPITIDADANLLQLEASEEELERRRSAWQPRPPHYRRGVLGKYAKLVSSSSQGAVTDRGLF
- a CDS encoding pentapeptide repeat-containing protein, whose product is MNADELLKRYAAGERDFRAAQLAKVNLANCDLSEANLRRANLRQANLRGAILTGVNLREAALTEANLNQAHLVLANLIGADLTDATMLEANLTDAGMRSVILTRANLSHSVLEEANLNEANFDRAVLQLANLTNASLTRAKMLSADLSQAKLDGANLTSAIMNGAILSGASLTNVSLSGASLEGADLRQADLSRARMNGASLVNVSLIAANLRGANLNWCSLRGANLHGATLYRTKLFWSNLSGADLSEAVMINAKLDYTNLRHADLTGAILPDGLTHE
- a CDS encoding RNA recognition motif domain-containing protein, translating into MSIYVGNVSYDATEEQITQLFSEYGTVSRVSIPTDRETGRSRGFVFVDMESVTEESAAIDALNGIEWLGRSLKVNQARPRS
- a CDS encoding SLOG cluster 4 domain-containing protein, translating into MPKTIVGIMGPGDGATAIEMETAYALGQQIAHQGWVVLTGGRNVGVMDAASRGAKSAGGLTIGILPTANASQQSSAIDIAILSDLGNARNNLNVLSSHVVVACGLGVGTTSEIALAIKAHRPVVMLQSSANSYRFFQRLTSQTIGWATTVDQAVEQIRARLYEPS